Proteins encoded together in one Miscanthus floridulus cultivar M001 chromosome 16, ASM1932011v1, whole genome shotgun sequence window:
- the LOC136513978 gene encoding benzyl alcohol O-benzoyltransferase-like, giving the protein MAEATEHYVQAPAMTTPTPLAFGVRRGEPVLVGPAAPTPRDTKRLSDIDDQETLRGHVPFVFVYRGGRGEVVRAAEAGDRDPAAAIRRGLGEALVPYYPLAGRLREVEGRKLVVDCTGEGVTFVEADADVRLAELEAASSGGLRPPFPCMDQLLFEVDGSGGVLNCPLLIIQVTRLLCGGFVLALRLNHTICDAIGIVQFMSATAELARGLPAPTVTPAWSRELLEARSPPRPSFPHREFDAVPANVSVPRGSGAMPAGDMITRTFTFRPADVTAIKRGLPPSLRDMATTFETLTAALWRARTAALLVPADEEVRVVSIVGFRGVPELALPAGYYGNACVPVAALTTAGALLAGSLGDAVELVRETKAAVTAEYVRSTVDLLVLRGRPCVALHNLFLVSDNRHAGFHRVDFGWGEPVYGGPAAALFGPSFLVHVGNGGGADGEGKGKVGVLIVLPRPAMDRFASEVETLLKS; this is encoded by the exons ATGGCGGAAGCGACGGAGCATTACGTCCAGGCGCCGGCCATGACCACGCCGACGCCGCTCGCATTCGGCGTGCGTCGGGGGGAGCCCGTGCTCGTCGGCCCTGCCGCGCCGACGCCGCGCGACACGAAGCGCCTGTCGGACATCGATGACCAGGAGACGCTACGCGGGCACGTGCCGTTCGTCTTCGTCTACCGCGGCGGGCGCGGAGAGGTGGTGCGCGCCGCCGAGGCCGGCGACCGCGACCCGGCGGCCGCCATCCGCCGCGGGCTCGGCGAGGCGCTGGTCCCGTACTACCCGCTCGCCGGGCGGCTGCGGGAGGTGGAGGGGCGGAAGCTGGTCGTCGACTGCACCGGCGAGGGGGTGACGTTCGTGGAGGCCGACGCCGACGTGCGGCTGGCGGAGCTGGAGGCGGCCTCATCCGGCGGGCTCAGGCCGCCTTTCCCGTGCATGGACCAGCTGCTGTTCGAGGTCGACGGATCCGGTGGCGTGCTCAACTGCCCCTTGCTGATCATCCAG GTGACCCGGCTGCTCTGCGGCGGCTTCGTCCTCGCGCTCCGGCTCAACCACACGATCTGCGACGCCATTGGCATCGTGCAGTTCATGTCCGCCACGGCCGAGCTCGCGCGCGGCCTCCCCGCGCCGACCGTGACTCCCGCATGGTCCCGCGAGCTCCTCGAAGCGCGGAGCCCGCCGAGGCCGTCGTTCCCTCACCGCGAGTTCGACGCGGTGCCGGCAAATGTTTCTGTACCCAGGGGGTCAGGTGCCATGCCGGCGGGCGACATGATCACGCGGACCTTCACGTTCCGTCCAGCCGACGTCACCGCGATCAAACGGGGCCTGCCGCCGAGCCTCCGCGACATGGCCACGACCTTCGAGACGCTGACGGCGGCGCTGTGGCGcgcgcgcacggcggcgctgtTGGTCCCGGCGGACGAGGAGGTGCGGGTGGTGTCCATCGTCGGCTTCCGGGGCGTGCCCGAGCTGGCGCTCCCCGCCGGCTACTACGGCAACGCGTGCGTGCCCGTGGCCGCGCTGACCACCGCTGGGGCGCTGCTGGCCGGTTCTCTGGGCGACGCCGTGGAGCTCGTGCGCGAGACCAAGGCGGCGGTGACCGCCGAGTACGTGCGGTCCACGGTGGACCTGCTGGTGCTGCGCGGGCGGCCGTGCGTGGCGCTGCACAACCTGTTCCTCGTGTCGGACAACCGGCACGCGGGGTTCCACCGCGTCGACTTCGGGTGGGGAGAGCCGGTGTACGGCGGCCCCGCGGCGGCGCTGTTCGGGCCGAGCTTCTTGGTCCACGTCGGGAACGGCGGTGGCGCCGACGGGGAGGGCAAGGGCAAGGTGGGCGTGCTCATCGTGCTGCCGCGCCCGGCCATGGACCGTTTCGCGTCGGAAGTCGAGACGTTGTTGAAGAGTTAG